TGATAGCAGATAGCTTGAATTATTAAAGCTCTTTATAGTCTTACTGCTCCTTTTCTAAAACGAAGTAATCATGACAACTTGAGTCCTGTGTTCCAGGGACATCTTCAAAGTTCCCATCTTTTTCCAATATACTGAAACAATTATCTTCTTCGGCATTCTCTTTGGGATTACCTGCAGTCTTCTCGGTGCGATTAGCCCGCTTGTCTTTAATAGCACCAATATTCGAATCCGCACTATGCAAATGCGAATAGTCGTCACGCTTTGCAACGTCTGGATCAAGGCCTCCGGCTTGGGCGTGATCGTATTCTACATCAAGCTCATCTTCCATTTCAAACGCAAATTTTGGTGTACTTTGTGTAGTGTCGCAAGGAATAGACCCTATGCATGTGTTTTCCTTTGCATTTGAAACAGCAGGGTCGATGCATCCTCTCTGAGTTTCATTTCTAGATGCAGCCAACGGCTTCACGGTACCATCATTTCTGTCGAAACTGTTGTTGTCGTTTGGCAACACATGTGAGTATGATTTATCAACAAAAGGCGATAAAGTGTGTTGCAGACGATCATAGCCGTAATCGCGGTCATGCTGAATTTTTTGGTTTATATTAATAGTGTTATATTCAGTTTTGTTACAGTCATGTGGCTGAATGTTGCCGTCGGTAATCACGGCATAGTCACTTCCAACTGATGTCGTTTCACTTGCCTTGGTATGcatttgattgttttgtttttctgggATATGACCTGTGTACGATTTATTGGTTACTGAAGAATTTAAATGACCTTTACTGTCTCCCAAAGCCTCACGTCGAGCATCAGAGGACGTCCTGCCATTTGCATATCTTTTCCTTAAAAAAGGAGGAAAACGAATGTATGTGTTATCATTAGGGTCTTAATCTAATAGTTCTTGTCATATATTTAGATTTGACTGCCAATGTTCCTTTCAACATCCAATATTTTTATGCAACTTGGTAACTAGAATacatgaaatgaaatttgatgttAACCTTATATCAAACTTGAGGTGAAAATGAGTTAAGAACTATAGAATGTATCTTTGGTAAAGCTTTATTAGCATTCAACTTACCTCCATATGAATATTGAGACACTGATGACCACTGTAAGAGTAATGATAAGTGGAACCGAAACATAAACTGCCACTAGAGATCGTCCAGTTTCACCTTTAATATACAGagcattattttcaaacataatgaTGAAAAACAATGAAATGAGAAAACGGAGAGGTGACTTTTTTGGTCTCCTCCTCACCAAATTGTATGCGCTAGAAAAAATTTATTCATCAATATTTAATAAAGACCATTGTAAACGGCACAAAAGTATACTAATGTACATTTCGTGGTAGCTGGGAATAAAAAAGCTTAATTCATTACAATCTTTACATCTGCCAAACTATGACCACATAAATCTTTCTTAAATCCTTCAGACATGGACACCAAATGTTCAGATACGATTGATGAAATGTTTAGTTTTTGTTTACTATTGCACGAAGATGTGGTCAATTAACaaatcaacaaaaatataaatgaagcaACTTCACGTAGCTAGTCCGATAGCATAGGCTCGCCATATACTCGAGCGCTTAATACCGAAGTCTTTTTATCGTATGCAAAATGCCTGCGATTAATGCCTATATTCGAGTTATGCCATCGAATTACGACCCGACtatttgaacattatttttttttgtttttgttacaaatatgTATGTGTTTGGAAAAAATTCTTCTTGCTTTCAGAAATTGACTAGTTCTTTAACAAATGAATGACATTATGGACATCAAGTAGACGTGACTTACCTGGATTGCAAACACCAGCTCTTATCAGAATATCATCAACAGCTATACCTTCTGAATTCCCAGTATTTGTTTCACCTTCAAGTATGATCTGAAATATATGTTAACTGTACACACATTGTaaaaaacagttacccgagagcaggatatttccatctgcatttACAACCAGTGGTAGATCATTTTTCTAGTGTACcgtttttaaaagttattagGCTAAATAAAGCGAAACGGAATACTGTCTTTGTAGCACTCATTCGTATTgtagcatatttaaacaaagcgcgggaaattaacgtctgtaaacagtagtgacgtcatgacgtttgaATGACGCAAAACAAAATCGTTACTTTCCTTTGTCAATTGATGCGCAACGTTATGTTTTTccgtaaaataatttattttgaatcgAGCAATATACTATATGGAATGAAAAGCAACCATCaaggtatttattttgttatcgcatttttcattaaaagaacATAACAAACGCACGAAtcgttagttgtcattaacagcgcGAGAGCCATCTGGTAAaggttgtggggggggggggggggggggggggggattgccAGGGGGGGTTGGGGGATTACAAAGATTACGAATTACAAGTCCGGCGTGCAAGAATTGTAGATAACTTATTactcataaaaataaaacaacaaatttacCATGTCTTTGGCAATCGATGTAGTTCAATTATAAAGtatttgaatgaaacattttataatttgataATCTGCACTCctgttttcaataaataaatataaagttctAGTACAAAGATGTCTCGAAATCAGTCAAGTACCGTATGAGCCTCAGGAACAATATCGATCTGTGCTTCTATCcattgctttgttttgtttttgtcaacaGAATATACAGGTTGTTTACCATCGGCGTATGTTGTAACGTACACATGAAGAGAGTTCCTATTTTCATCATATATATAGAACCAAAACGTTAAGCAATTTTGTCCGGCGCCTTCAAACATAACTGATAATCTGCCTTCGCcttttacatatatgtaatatCCATCtgcaaagttttaaacaaataatgagataactttttaaatatttagaattaGTGTATATAAGAAATTGAACACAAATTTGAAGAAAGaatgtattttttacattgtaaccgATACATGAAAGATTTCTACGGTTTAAAAACATGATACCTCCAGAAGTGTGGTCCTTGGTTGGTCTTTTATCATCACTAAGAGTGCTGCCATTTATCCTTTTCCAAGCGTTGCCTTGTTGCTCCCAGGCGCAGAATCCTACATCAAAGTTGCAATCTGAAGTATCAGTACAATAGTCTAAATGTCTATATGTAATATCACCTTTTTCTTCTGTTTCATACCTTAATTGACACTTAGCACCAGATTGGATAAAGTTAACCATTAATTACATACAGCTCATGTGAAATCACCatgccatttaataaaatataatgaacaacAAAAACGTTTCAAGAGGTTAAAATATCCGTTAATAGATCTAGTATATTCTGAACAACGATGTTATTATGCTTCTACTCTGGTTTGTTTCGTATTTACAACGTAGCTAACTTTAAAGTTAGTAAGTGCATGTTAAAATAAAGGTTTGTACAGATATTTAAAAAGGTATGCAATGACATGCTGTTGATATGCCACGAGCTTTGTCTGAGTCCATACAGTATCACATTTTGAAATCGAACCTGCTGAACAAAGAGTGCCAGTTGTTACCATTGTATCATCAACAGCTACAAACCCTGCATTGCTGTTTTTGAGTTCACCTACAATCTCAATCTGAAACAATATCACAGAAAATACGAGTATATGgctacaacaaacaaaaacaaaagcataCAGCCTTTAGACTGGTTAGTTACTGTATGCCTCTAAATGTTTATCAATCTACATGAAATCATGTACCAGTACTTCTTTATCAATTAGGTAATTCAACATGTTGTACAATGCGGTGACATATTTGTAAGAGTACCTAGTTGAAATAACATACCAGACAAGTCGATAAGCTCTCCAGTTTGCATTTTTGTGGGGTTGTTACAGATAAATCGATTTATAACAGAAAcaggaaaacaataaaacattgaaTAGGggtattataatagtagctagatctgggatgttgtattcggctcgagtggatttttgccagatcggatctcacgaggcgctaacgcgccaagtgtgatccgaccttgcaaaatccacgacagCCGAATAAAAAATCCCAGATCTATCTACTGTTATAGTGACACTTTATTCATATACCTCCAATTTTTGTTCGTTGTTCtgttattgaacgaaattttcaatgtttatcgatgttaaaatagaacttaGTGCATGCAGCCTTTATGTGTCATGTTTACAGAACCGTGTcaggtcatgaatattaatgaaacgTACAATACAAAAGCCACAATATGGAATTGtgttctgcctgttcatatttacctGTCAAATACAAGCCGaaatttttacagactttatataggtatataataaatcgTATATAAAACATAGCGGCGGTGATATTCACGTGGATACATTCATCGGTCGACTTCTTTTTTAttaagagaaattatttttatcaaaattatcgcATCGTCCAGATCGTAATATATTCGCGTGATATAAATGCGATTCGCTGATTGGAACATGAAAATGGATATAACATAATCTATAGTATATCAGGGAATTTTATGTAGAATTGGCTTTCAAATGTTTAATGCGAGCTAAATAGACTGAACAGGtactaatatattttaaaaagatacacAAAACAGCCTGTGTGCATTTCTTATTTTAAACCAGTTAATTCTATTATACTCTTTGTTGTAGTAGAAAACTTTTATTATGGGACACTGCCCGGAAGAAATCTTGTTGATGTAATTCAAAACATAAATTTGAAGGAATAAAAAAAGTGGAAGTTAAACAGCAATAAACAGGAAGTAATCGaatgtttaaatacatacattGAAACGTTCCGAAGGGCTAACATTTATCAGTATGTGTTTCCATTTGCTTGGTTCGCTTTTCTTCAAGTCAGTTtctttttccttttgattttcTATTGTCCGAATGGTTATTTTACTTTTACCTTTATGGAGCGAGTACCATAATCCAAAACAAGCATGCCCTTGCGGATATCTTGGGCTAATGAGTTTAGCATTTACTGCCTGTTTTATCCGAGTATTATTTATTGCAATGTACACATCATCtgtaaagattaaaaaaatataataataaatagtcaccgtttttttttcatgatactACTTGACTCTTGTAAACGATATTTAActtcttttgctcctcagtgcGATGAGACATTTACACTTACGTGATATATTTCTAGAAATGAATCGAattcaaaatgaaacaatttaaattgttattaaaatatattttttttactttctagaacatgtttatttttaaattaacacAATGAGACCTTTGGTACAATGTAATCGTTGTTTTACCGTTTTTGGTACGGTGAGGCGgtaattgtattttttcaatggtAATGCCACTTTGTGTTGGTATCCAGTCAGATGTGACATTCTCCCAGTCACAAAATCCATCTTCAAAAGTACATTCAGCACTCCATAAAGCTGAAAAGAGTATCACAGATAAGATCCGTAACATAGATTATTTCCGTTATCATTATTACCTCATTGCAATACAcagattttcttttttgtaaaagaATATGTAGTCAAACGGCAAAAACATAGGTcacaaatttgaaaattacacAAATAATGAGACCTATATGAAGATaatttagaagcatagaatgtatTCAGGCAAAATAAAAGCAGAGTCGGTTTGATAGAGTCTGCTCATGGGGAGGAATTGGAaattgcaacacccctcatgccacATATCACCGGTTTAAGCGGTTGTGACTCTGTTACATTTTAAATATGATCCAGAATTGAGCTTTGACCTAAGCAGGTAAAATGCAGACAaataactctgaattactaattaTATTACCAAATATGgaaggaaaaagaaataaatcgatattcatttaaaatataaatttcgtGTAAGAGAAATAGATAAAAATCTCCATGTGAATTTTAGTACAGCAAAACTATTCGTGCGGGTTCGTGTTGCACTATACTAAAACAATCCTAACAAAAAATAATGAGTTAACAGTACATTAAGTAAAATCTATCTTATTGAAACGTGTTTGAGAAACTTAATGTGACTAAATATTGAACCAGCTATAAATAATAATCCATTGTCTATGCAcgtgttatttctatttttttcgaAATTGCTTTTTAGTTTTTGCTCAGTAAGAAAtttgttatttctatattttcgAAATTGCTTTATACTCTTTACCCAGTAAGAATTTTAGATTGTAAAATTTAGATGTAATGTTATGCGTAATACTTTATACATAAACACTACAAAACTGTtcaatatttaatgaacaaactgatatttaaatgaattgTTCTTTTAAACAGGTGCCATAAACGACCACAGAATTTCgtccataataaattaattcctagattattaTCCGCGTTAGCCCTCTCTTTttatattgttctttaaaatttaagagtATCGTTGTCACAAACATCTTTCATCAGGTTTTCGTAATCTTTGGCGTTCTTTTAAAGTGGAAAACATCTGAGAGACTCGTTTTTGGTATAGTTATCCAGATATCATTACTCGATCTTTATAATGGAAAGCTTGATAATACATCGCCGAATGATAGTGGCTAATCCGGCAGCTTAAAAGCGTTTGTTGGTCGAGCTAAAGTTGATTCGTCAGAAACACAGGTCGATCTCCTACTCCTGAGTCGGATGGAATCCTgtgtacaattttattttcagaaataaaaatagaaaatattttcacatttattgaaaaaatggaTGATAATCTATGAATAATTTATCATGGCCTAAATACGAGTTAGATTATTGTTACTGCGCATGTAAGCTAATGATCATATTACCAAGGTCATaacgtttataataaatgtgaCTTTTACAAAATACGAGTTTTATATAACTTTGAGAGAAACTCACATCAAACATCCTTAACATTAATGCATTTTTCTTTAATTATGATTcatttatgaaatgaaatatttgttttcggagttcatgcgaaatgaacgacagaataagatCGGCAAATGCATGAAATGCACTTTCATTTGCCGATCCTATGACTctcgttcattttgtatgaaccccgataaaaataattctacacgaaatagttttttttatatttaaataacattcatttgcatttgtaaacaaggttatattataaattgcacacatttgttgCAAAACAGCGGTTCGTTATCAATAAGCAGGGTAATCGTGACTTTGGCGTCTTTCCTTTGATGTTCATACAAAATGTACGTCATAATGttaaatggaaaagaatagggcagatgtaaatattaattattgtCGCTCAGTTGTTCCGTATAAAGAAAATGCAGATTATTAAATCTTGCTATTCAGCATCATGTGAGTACAGGTTTAGACTGCAATCTACTCAGTCCCTTAACTGATCGCGATTACTGGTCGAAATTACAAATGTACAAGAAACATTCACCGCGCATCATAAACAGattctacagctgtaaaatactTTCTctaaaacattgtaaaaatattgACTTGTTGAAACGCtgttatacattttcattttggtATAAACTagatactaatccccaatgataacgtgattcccgccgaaacgcgaggacgagtctaattcatgataactgatgtaataacaa
This is a stretch of genomic DNA from Mercenaria mercenaria strain notata chromosome 4, MADL_Memer_1, whole genome shotgun sequence. It encodes these proteins:
- the LOC123551756 gene encoding apical endosomal glycoprotein-like isoform X3: MDGFLKYSLWSAECTFEDGFCDWENVTSDWIPTQSGITIEKIQLPPHRTKNDDVYIAINNTRIKQAVNAKLISPRYPQGHACFGLWYSLHKGKSKITIRTIENQKEKETDLKKSEPSKWKHILINVSPSERFNIEIVGELKNSNAGFVAVDDTMVTTGTLCSADCNFDVGFCAWEQQGNAWKRINGSTLSDDKRPTKDHTSGDGYYIYVKGEGRLSVMFEGAGQNCLTFWFYIYDENRNSLHVYVTTYADGKQPVYSVDKNKTKQWIEAQIDIVPEAHTIILEGETNTGNSEGIAVDDILIRAGVCNPGETGRSLVAVYVSVPLIITLTVVISVSIFIWRKRYANGRTSSDARREALGDSKGHLNSSVTNKSYTGHIPEKQNNQMHTKASETTSVGSDYAVITDGNIQPHDCNKTEYNTININQKIQHDRDYGYDRLQHTLSPFVDKSYSHVLPNDNNSFDRNDGTVKPLAASRNETQRGCIDPAVSNAKENTCIGSIPCDTTQSTPKFAFEMEDELDVEYDHAQAGGLDPDVAKRDDYSHLHSADSNIGAIKDKRANRTEKTAGNPKENAEEDNCFSILEKDGNFEDVPGTQDSSCHDYFVLEKEQ
- the LOC123551756 gene encoding MAM and LDL-receptor class A domain-containing protein 1-like isoform X2; protein product: MDGFLKYCMLCYLFHITKALWSAECTFEDGFCDWENVTSDWIPTQSGITIEKIQLPPHRTKNDDVYIAINNTRIKQAVNAKLISPRYPQGHACFGLWYSLHKGKSKITIRTIENQKEKETDLKKSEPSKWKHILINVSPSERFNIEIVGELKNSNAGFVAVDDTMVTTGTLCSADCNFDVGFCAWEQQGNAWKRINGSTLSDDKRPTKDHTSGDGYYIYVKGEGRLSVMFEGAGQNCLTFWFYIYDENRNSLHVYVTTYADGKQPVYSVDKNKTKQWIEAQIDIVPEAHTIILEGETNTGNSEGIAVDDILIRAGVCNPGETGRSLVAVYVSVPLIITLTVVISVSIFIWRYANGRTSSDARREALGDSKGHLNSSVTNKSYTGHIPEKQNNQMHTKASETTSVGSDYAVITDGNIQPHDCNKTEYNTININQKIQHDRDYGYDRLQHTLSPFVDKSYSHVLPNDNNSFDRNDGTVKPLAASRNETQRGCIDPAVSNAKENTCIGSIPCDTTQSTPKFAFEMEDELDVEYDHAQAGGLDPDVAKRDDYSHLHSADSNIGAIKDKRANRTEKTAGNPKENAEEDNCFSILEKDGNFEDVPGTQDSSCHDYFVLEKEQ
- the LOC123551756 gene encoding apical endosomal glycoprotein-like isoform X1; this encodes MDGFLKYCMLCYLFHITKALWSAECTFEDGFCDWENVTSDWIPTQSGITIEKIQLPPHRTKNDDVYIAINNTRIKQAVNAKLISPRYPQGHACFGLWYSLHKGKSKITIRTIENQKEKETDLKKSEPSKWKHILINVSPSERFNIEIVGELKNSNAGFVAVDDTMVTTGTLCSADCNFDVGFCAWEQQGNAWKRINGSTLSDDKRPTKDHTSGDGYYIYVKGEGRLSVMFEGAGQNCLTFWFYIYDENRNSLHVYVTTYADGKQPVYSVDKNKTKQWIEAQIDIVPEAHTIILEGETNTGNSEGIAVDDILIRAGVCNPGETGRSLVAVYVSVPLIITLTVVISVSIFIWRKRYANGRTSSDARREALGDSKGHLNSSVTNKSYTGHIPEKQNNQMHTKASETTSVGSDYAVITDGNIQPHDCNKTEYNTININQKIQHDRDYGYDRLQHTLSPFVDKSYSHVLPNDNNSFDRNDGTVKPLAASRNETQRGCIDPAVSNAKENTCIGSIPCDTTQSTPKFAFEMEDELDVEYDHAQAGGLDPDVAKRDDYSHLHSADSNIGAIKDKRANRTEKTAGNPKENAEEDNCFSILEKDGNFEDVPGTQDSSCHDYFVLEKEQ